GAGAAGCGAGCTTAGTGTACTTTGTACCCCTATGTTCTGGCTTCAACACCTCTCCATAAAATAACATAGGGATTTTTCTATACTCGGGCTGGTTAAACGCATATTTATGTGGTGTGATATGACTATGGTCGGAAATAAACACAAACAACGTATTGGAATACCAAGGTTGTTTTTTTGCCTCTTGAATAAACTTATACATCTGCTTATCTGCATAAAAAGCCGAATTCAAATATTCTCGTTCATCACCACCCCAGGTAATACTATCTCCCATTGGTATATCGTATGGAGAGTGTGTGCTGCCTGTAAATAGTGTTGCAAAAAAAGGCTGCGCTGTGTTTTTCAACTCATTCAATTGCTTCGCATATAAGTATTCATCGTGTATTCCTAATCTTGCTCTTGGAACAGCAGCATCAAAATAGGCTTCATCTTGTACCTTATCAATTCCCTGATAATAAAGAAAAGCCTTTATGTTGGCGTAATCTAAATCACCGCCAAATAAAAAAGATGTTTGGTAATTGGCTTTTTTAAATTCTTTGATGATTGTTGGTACCGAAGCATATTTTGCAGGTTGTGCAACAACAGAATTATTGGGTTGTGCAGGAAATCCGGTAAATATACAACCTATGCCTTGGTCGGATAAAGACGCACTCGCATATAAATTATTGAACAGAATTCCTTCGGAAATTAATTTTTCGAAATTAGGAGTTACACCTTCGTAGCCACCAGTGCTTTTAACCAAATCGGCCGACCAACCCTCTAAAATACAAAGCACAATATTAGGCTTTACACTATCAATAATTTTTATGGTCGTGTCTTTCTCGACATAGTTTATTCGTGCAACTTCTTTCTTTGCATCCTCCAAATCATAATAATGGTAAGGATTTCCTTCTATTGCCCCGGTATTTTCCCATACACTTTGAAACAAATTCCACGTACTATTTACGGCAGCCAAATTCAAGATATTCTTATTAGAAAAATAAGCATCGCTTTGTTGTATCGGAATTTGCTGCACTCCTCCTCTAATTCCAAGTACCAGCAAAATGGGGGTGATGAGAATAAAAAGTATATTTTCAAAAAGATTATTTTTTGTGATGCCATTTTGCGCAGCAACGAATTTTAAATAAACATACTTGTACAAGCAAAAAGTAAGCACAGCTATTACCGATAATCCTCCCCAAAAGAATACAGGTCGAGTGGTTTCAAAAATCTGCTTAGGGTCATTCAAGAATTTGAACGCTTTGATATTCATTTTCATCCCCCACTCGTTGTATATTTCAAGCTCGGCAACAGAGATAATTACCACCAAACTAATCAACACCAATGTGAAAATATTCTTGACCCGTAAGACTTTGACACTTGGTATAAAACCAACAAATAAGTAGCACAAAAATGGAATTGCAATAAAATAAGATGCCATGGAAACGTCCAATCCCAAGCCATGG
The sequence above is drawn from the Bacteroidota bacterium genome and encodes:
- a CDS encoding sulfatase-like hydrolase/transferase, which translates into the protein MINTRKNYTLFILDFLFWIFLFSFFRAVFLVYNLSELQDVPATQLILAFYHGLGLDVSMASYFIAIPFLCYLFVGFIPSVKVLRVKNIFTLVLISLVVIISVAELEIYNEWGMKMNIKAFKFLNDPKQIFETTRPVFFWGGLSVIAVLTFCLYKYVYLKFVAAQNGITKNNLFENILFILITPILLVLGIRGGVQQIPIQQSDAYFSNKNILNLAAVNSTWNLFQSVWENTGAIEGNPYHYYDLEDAKKEVARINYVEKDTTIKIIDSVKPNIVLCILEGWSADLVKSTGGYEGVTPNFEKLISEGILFNNLYASASLSDQGIGCIFTGFPAQPNNSVVAQPAKYASVPTIIKEFKKANYQTSFLFGGDLDYANIKAFLYYQGIDKVQDEAYFDAAVPRARLGIHDEYLYAKQLNELKNTAQPFFATLFTGSTHSPYDIPMGDSITWGGDEREYLNSAFYADKQMYKFIQEAKKQPWYSNTLFVFISDHSHITPHKYAFNQPEYRKIPMLFYGEVLKPEHRGTKYTKLASQIDLPVTLLKQLDFNTSPYDKWSKNLFNPYSPEFAYYEATDGFGWLRPNHSYVLVHSQNREEYLKFLSEEQKKIIEKEGKSYMQLVFEEFLNF